In one Arachis duranensis cultivar V14167 chromosome 9, aradu.V14167.gnm2.J7QH, whole genome shotgun sequence genomic region, the following are encoded:
- the LOC127741632 gene encoding ATP synthase subunit a, chloroplastic: protein MNILLCSINTLKRLYEISSVEVGQHLYWQLGGFQVHAQVLITSWVVIAILLVSAILVVRNPQTIPTFGQNFFEYVLEFIRDVSKTQIGEEYGPWVPFVGTMFLFIFVSNWSGALLPWKIIQLPHGELAAPTNDINTTVALALLTSVAYFYAGLSKKGLAYFGKYIQPTPILLPINILEDFTKPLSLSFRLFGNILADELVVVVLVSLVPLVVPIPVMFLGLFTSGIQALIFATLAAAYIGESMEGHH, encoded by the coding sequence ATGAATATTCTATTATGTTCCATCAACACATTAAAAAGATTATATGAGATATCTTCCGTGGAAGTAGGTCAACATCTCTATTGGCAATTAGGGGGGTTCCAAGTGCATGCCCAAGTACTTATAACTTCTTGGGTCGTAATTGCTATCTTATTGGTTTCAGCCATTTTAGTTGTTAGAAATCCGCAAACCATTCCCACTTTTGGTCAGAATTTCTTTGAATATGTCCTCGAATTCATTCGAGATGTAAGTAAAACTCAGATTGGGGAAGAATATGGTCCGTGGGTTCCCTTTGTTGGAACtatgttcttatttatttttgtttcaaattggTCGGGGGCTCTTTTGCCTTGGAAAATAATACAGTTACCTCATGGGGAGTTAGCTGCACCCACAAATGATATAAATACTACTGTTGCATTAGCTTTACTTACATCAGTAGCATATTTCTATGCGGGTCTTTCGAAAAAGGGATTAGCTTATTTTGGTAAATACATCCAACCAACTCCAATCCTTCTACCAATTAACATCTTAGAAGATTTCACAAAACCCCTGTCGCTTAGCTTTCGACTTTTCGGAAATATATTAGCTGATGAATTAgtagttgttgttcttgtttctttaGTACCCTTAGTAGTTCCTATACCTGTCATGTTCCTTGGATTATTTACAAGCGGTATTCAAGCCCTTATTTTTGCTACTTTAGCTGCGGCTTATATAGGTGAATCCATGGAAGGCCATCATTAA
- the LOC110275682 gene encoding protein TIC 214-like — MFFFKLSETQVINIYKLKYVFAYHRKSPFLKNEIKDYFFGIQRIFDFQFISKNPPNSLMNQWTNWLLKSHYQYDLSQRRWSRLVPQKWRNRIHKRHVIQNKDLKKCDSYEKTRSIPYKNQQLGSLKKNTQYEYDLFSYQSIKDKKDSYISRYESSFQANKKEFLSYNYKTCKQKGFDPTSDISIKRYIAKDYIIDMEENLHRKHLDWMLINKEILNHSIPNEDFIKAYTNNPWIIPIEFLFFNLDIKKDVSENKKFTGRKKNSFSIIKKKKLEFELETRNQAKAEDTSGVDLESSLSTQEKVIEKN, encoded by the coding sequence atgtttttttttaaattatccgAAACCCAAGTTATTAACATATATAAGTTAAAATATGTTTTTGCATATCATCGAAAATCCCCTTTTCTTAAGAATGaaataaaagattatttttttggaaTACAAAgaatatttgattttcaatttataTCCAAGAACCCCCCCAATTCTCTAATGAATCAATGGACAAATTGGTTGTTAAAGAGTCATTATCAATATGATTTATCTCAGAGAAGATGGTCTAGATTAGTGCCACAAAAATGGAGAAATAGAATCCATAAACGTCATGTCATTCaaaataaagatttaaaaaaatgtgattcaTATGAAAAAACCAGATCAATTCCTTACAAAAACCAACAATTAGgctcattaaaaaaaaacacacaatatGAATATGATCTTTTTTCATATCAATCcattaaagataagaaagacTCATATATTTCTAGATATGAATCATCATTCCaagcaaataaaaaagaatttcttTCTTATAATTACAAAACATGTAAACAAAAAGGATTTGATCCAACGAGCGATATCTCTATAAAGAGATATATAGCAAAAGATTACATTATAGATATGGAAGAAAATCTGCATAGAAAACATTTAGATTGGATgctaataaataaagaaatattaaaTCATTCCATACCGAATGAAGATTTTATTAAGGCATATACGAATAACCCGTGGATCATACCAATCGAATtcctttttttcaatttagatataaaaaaagatgttagtgaaaataaaaaatttactggaagaaaaaaaaatagtttttcgatcataaaaaaaaaaaaattggaattcGAGTTAGAGACTCGAAATCAAGCAAAAGCGGAAGACACGAGTGGGGTGGATTTGGAATCATCTCTTTCAACCCAAGAAAaagttattgaaaaaaattga